In Quercus lobata isolate SW786 chromosome 12, ValleyOak3.0 Primary Assembly, whole genome shotgun sequence, a genomic segment contains:
- the LOC115971406 gene encoding probable eukaryotic translation initiation factor 5-1 — translation MALQNIGAANRDDAFYRYKMPKMITKIEGRGNGIKTNVVNMVEIAKALARPASYTTKYFGCELGAQSKFDEKTGTSLVNGSHETAKLAALLENFIKKYVQCYYCNNPETEILITKTQMITLKCAACGAISDVDMRDKLTSFILKNPPEQKKGSKDKKAMRRAEKERLKEGEAADEEQKKLKKEAVKKKGTSGGSKDVASKASTKKKSNSSDEDHSPANSHAGENDQADDDDDDVQWQTDTSLEAARQRIQEQLSAATAEMVVLSTDEEKQKSAKKSPVHEVKTEINGHKNRNGLATAHGSLVDEIREYLKKGSSAGKLKPFLGSLSGTPQEVMDALFEALFGGLGKGFAKEVTKKKNYLAAATQEEGSQRFLLHAIESFCAKASPEAAKEVALVLKALYDHDVLEESSIMEWYQQGFSGGNKASQIWKNVRPVIDWLQSAESESEEE, via the coding sequence ATGGCATTGCAAAACATTGGTGCTGCAAACCGCGATGATGCCTTCTACAGGTATAAAATGCCAAAGATGATAACTAAGATTGAAGGTCGCGGAAATGGCATCAAGACTAATGTGGTTAATATGGTTGAGATTGCAAAGGCCCTGGCTAGACCTGCTTCTTACACAACAAAGTACTTTGGGTGTGAGCTTGGAGCCCAATCCAAATTCGATGAGAAGACTGGAACTTCCCTTGTTAATGGTTCCCACGAGACTGCAAAGCTTGCTGCACTTCTTGAGAACTTCATTAAGAAATATGTTCAGTGCTACTACTGTAACAACCCTGAAACTGAGATATTGATCACTAAAACACAGATGATAACCCTGAAATGTGCTGCATGTGGAGCTATTTCAGATGTTGATATGAGGGACAAACTGACTTCTTTTATTCTCAAGAACCCACCTGAGCAGAAGAAGGGATCAAAAGACAAGAAGGCAATGAGGAGGGCTGAAAAGGAGCGGCTTAAGGAAGGGGAGGCTGCTGATGAGGAGCAGAAGAAGCTTAAAAAGGAGGCAGTGAAGAAGAAAGGTACCTCTGGTGGTTCAAAGGATGTTGCTTCCAAAGCATcaacaaagaagaaaagcaaTAGCTCTGATGAGGATCACTCCCCAGCCAACAGCCATGCTGGTGAGAATGACCAAGCAGATGACGATGACGATGATGTCCAGTGGCAGACAGACACTTCATTAGAGGCAGCTCGGCAGCGCATTCAGGAGCAGTTAAGTGCTGCTACTGCTGAAATGGTCGTGCTTTCTACCGATGAAGAGAAACAAAAGTCTGCAAAGAAGTCTCCAGTACATGAAGTGAAGACCGAGATCAATGGACACAAGAACAGAAATGGTCTTGCCACTGCCCATGGAAGCCTTGTTGATGAGATTAGGGAATACCTGAAGAAGGGTTCCTCTGCAGGTAAGCTGAAACCCTTTTTGGGTTCACTCTCTGGGACTCCCCAAGAAGTCATGGATGCCCTATTTGAAGCTCTGTTTGGGGGCCTTGGAAAGGGTTTTGCTAAAGAGGTGACCAAGAAGAAGAACTACCTTGCAGCAGCCACTCAAGAAGAGGGATCTCAGAGGTTTCTTTTGCATGCTATAGAATCTTTCTGTGCTAAGGCGAGTCCTGAGGCTGCTAAGGAGGTAGCACTTGTTCTGAAAGCACTTTATGACCATGATGTGTTGGAGGAGTCGTCTATAATGGAATGGTACCAGCAGGGCTTTAGTGGTGGCAATAAAGCCTCTCAAATTTGGAAGAATGTCAGACCCGTCATCGATTGGCTCCAGAGTGCCGAGTCTGAATCAGAAGAGGAGTGA
- the LOC115972085 gene encoding uncharacterized protein LOC115972085, giving the protein MSWNNGMRSCAKLLMSSEAALQASAKRGFHSTGVKRMGGGHGHDEPYYMHAKHMYNLDRMKHQKLTMSLAVATAFSIGVAVPVIAVIFQQKKTASG; this is encoded by the exons atGTCTTGGAACAATGGAATGAGGTCCTGTGCGAAGTTGTTGATGTCTTCAGAAGCAGCTTTGCAAGCATCAG CAAAGAGAGGGTTCCACTCAACTGGAGTGAAGAGAATGGGAGGAGGACATGGTCATGATGAACCGTATTACATGCATGCTAAGCACATGTATAACTTGGACAGGATGAAACACCAGAAGCTAACAATGTCTCTTGCAGTGGCCACTGCCTTCAGCATCGGTGTGGCCGTTCCAGTCATTGCCGTCATATTCCAGCAAAAGAAAACAGCTTCTGGTTGA